The DNA window GAGTATATCCGCCATACCAGTTCAGCCCATATCTTTTCGGCCTCCATGCCCCCGGCCAACGTGGCCACTGTGTTAAAATGCCTGGATATCATTGAGCAGGAACCGGAACGACTGGAGCGACTCTGGAAAATCTCCGATTACATGCGCGAAGGGTTCCGTAATGCGGGCTTCAACGTCTGGACCAGCCAGACACCGATCATCCCCGTGGTGATCGGCGATATGATGACCTGCTTTCGCTTCTGGCGAGAGCTGCTGGAAGAAGGTGTATTTGTCAATGCGGTAGTTCCGCCGGCCGTACCCCCCGGACAGGCCCTGATGCGGACCTCGTTCATGGCCACACATACCGACGAAGAACTCGACTACATCCTCGAAGCCTTCTACCGCGTCGGAAAGCGACTGGGTGTCATTCAGGCCAATGGAAGCTGTTGAGCTTGCCCCAACAGGCACCGTAACCTCCCCCGTACAGGTGGTGCCTGCGCAGCGCCGGCGCCTGCTGCGTAAATTTATCGATTTGCCCTATCAGCTTTACCGGGACAATCCCTACTGGGTCCCCCCCCTGCGGCGCGATGTAGCTGAAACGCTCTCCGCCCGCAAAAATCCTTTCTTCGAACATGGTCAGATTCAACCATTTCTGGCCCTTGATGGAACGGGCCGCGTCGTTGGCCGCATCGCGGCCATTGTTAATGGCATGCATCTGAAAAAGTACCACGATGGCGTCGGCTTCTTTGGCTTTTTTGAGTGCGTGCCCGACTTTGCCGTGGCACGCGCGCTCTTCGACGCAGCTGCCGAGTGGCTACGTCAGCAGGGATTGCAACGCATGCGCGGCCCGACCAATCCTTCCCTTAACGATGTTGCCGGCCTGCTGGTTAACGGCTTCGACCGGGCTCCTTCCATTTTGATGCCCTATAATCCGCCCTACTATGTTGAGTTTCTGGAACGGGCGGGCTTCACGCGGGTCATGACCATGTGGGCCTATTACGTCCATAAAAAGTATCTGCGGGCCGAAAAGCTACGTCGGGGTGCCGAGCTCATCCGACGGCGCTACCCTTCGGTCACCCTACGCACGCTTGATATGCGCCGCTATGACGAAGAAGCACGGACCGTGCTGGATATCTACAACGACGCCTGGTCTGAAAACTGGGGCCACGTGCCCATGACGAAAAATGAATTCCAGCACCTGGCCCGTGCCATGAAACAGATCATTGATCCGGAGCTGGTTTTTATTCTGGAAGACAACGGACAACCCATAGGCTTCTCAATGCTACTTCCCAATCTCAACCAGGCGCTTCGACTCGTTCGTAATGGCCGGCTGTTTCCGTTCGGATTGGTCAAAGTGCTACTGGCCGCCCGACTGGGTGCTATTTACGAAACCCGAATGCCGCTGATGGGCATTCGCAGAAAGTACCATGGACGCGGCTTCGATGCTTTGCTCGTGCTGGAAACGATCGAGCGTGGACAGCGTCGCGGCTATGAAGCCTGTGAAATGAGCTGGGTACTCGACACCAACAAGGTGTTGCTGAACGCTCTCCATCACCTCGGAGGCGTTGTAGATAAGGAATATGCACTTTTTGAGCGTCCTCTCTAAACCCATCCGGTTCGTCTACTTCGACCTGGACGATACGCTGCTCGACCATCGTGCAGCCGAGCAGGCGGCCCTGACCGATGTAAAGGCCGCCTTTCCGGACGTATTTGCCCACGTGCCCCTGTCCACCCTACATCAGGCCTACCATACGATCAACACGGAACTCTGGGCGCAATACCAGCAGGGAGCCATTGACCGTCCCCGACTGATACACGCCCGATTTGCACGACTAATTGAGGCGTTGAATCTGCATCATATCACCCCGGAAGCGCTCAACGCCTGCTACATGGCGCGTTATCGGCAGCACTGGCGCTGGATACCCGGTGCCCGCAAGGCGTTTCTGACCATCGCCCGCTATTTACCCGTAGGCATTCTAACCAACGGCTTTGCCGCCGTGCAACATGCCAAGTTGGAACGTTTTCCAGAGCTACGTCAGCACACCCGAGCCCTGGTGATCAGCGAAGAAGTCGGGGTAGCCAAGCCGCATCCTGCCCTCTTTGCCCACGCTACACGTGCAGCGGAGACCGAGCCTTCCGCTATCCTCTATATCGGTGACTCGTTCACCAGTGATGTGCAGGGGGCCCAGCATGCCGGCTGGCAGGCTGCCTGGTTTGTTCCCAACAGTCCAGCCTCTCCTCCTGAAGGCGTTTTTGTCTTCTCCAGCTGGCCCGAACTGCTACGTCACTTGGGCATCGACAAACAGCCGCCCCAATAGCCGCCGTTCTCCGTCACGTTCCGCAGCAGGCCGATCTTCACAGGTGGCGCTCCGCAACCGTTCAACCAGCTCCCGGGTCATCTGCACCTGATCCCGCAGCCCCTCCAACCGAACCTGCAGATGAGCGGCATTACGCAACAGATCCGGACGTAACACTGCTTGCACCCGCTGCAGCAGCCTGTCTCCATCCCTATAGGCCTGTTCCACCTCGGCCACCAGGGCCTGCAAATCACGGCTCAGTTGCTCCAGGAGGGCGACCATTTCACCATCCCTCGCCGACCACCAGCCAGGGTCGTGTGCTGCGTTCGCGTCTGCCATGGCGCCTCACGTTGCTTCTTTTTCTGACAGGGCTGTAGATGCAGACGTTGACCCGAACATTTAGATCCGCCCTCTTTGCATAAAATTTAGATGGACTCTGACTGGCGCAACACCTTTTCTACCTGAAATCCTCCGCAGCATGCGCCAATAGTACTTACCAGTTCAGCGTCCTGGCTGAGATCTTCTGTAATAGAGCCTCACCGATGCAGATTCTCGTATGCCTTCCCGGGCAGTGAATGGGCAGCGCCGTTTGTTGCTGCTGCTGGATGCTGATACCACCTTGCACCCGTTTATTCAGGCTGCTTTGCGGCGGGCTCCCCATGCGCCGCTACGTCACCTGGAGTGCCATGCGGTGGTGCATCCTGACGAACTCCGGAACCACCTGCGTCAACGCCGCTATCATGTGGCGCTGCTTTCGCTGGAATCAGCCGGACATCCGACCTGGCCCCTGCTGGAAAATGCCCACCGAGCACTGCAGCTCGTTCAGGAGGCCTCTCGTCCCCCTCAACCGTCTCTGGTAGCGATGACCTCTATAGGCACAACAGCGCACCGCGAGGCCATACTGCGTCTGGGATTTGCCGGCTACCTTTGCAAACCGTTTACGCTGGCGACCCTGTACCATGAAATGGCAACAGCGCTGCGGCTGACACTTTGACCTACAGGGCAATGACGCCCCGCACCCGCGCGGCCGCCTTGTAAATGGCAATGATTTCGTCGCTGGATTGCACCTCCATCCGGGCTGTCAGGCTG is part of the Rhodothermus sp. genome and encodes:
- a CDS encoding HAD-IA family hydrolase — encoded protein: MHFLSVLSKPIRFVYFDLDDTLLDHRAAEQAALTDVKAAFPDVFAHVPLSTLHQAYHTINTELWAQYQQGAIDRPRLIHARFARLIEALNLHHITPEALNACYMARYRQHWRWIPGARKAFLTIARYLPVGILTNGFAAVQHAKLERFPELRQHTRALVISEEVGVAKPHPALFAHATRAAETEPSAILYIGDSFTSDVQGAQHAGWQAAWFVPNSPASPPEGVFVFSSWPELLRHLGIDKQPPQ
- a CDS encoding response regulator — encoded protein: MPSRAVNGQRRLLLLLDADTTLHPFIQAALRRAPHAPLRHLECHAVVHPDELRNHLRQRRYHVALLSLESAGHPTWPLLENAHRALQLVQEASRPPQPSLVAMTSIGTTAHREAILRLGFAGYLCKPFTLATLYHEMATALRLTL